One window from the genome of Choloepus didactylus isolate mChoDid1 chromosome 2, mChoDid1.pri, whole genome shotgun sequence encodes:
- the LOC119511702 gene encoding alpha-1,3-mannosyl-glycoprotein 4-beta-N-acetylglucosaminyltransferase-like protein MGAT4E, protein MGAVVKGYFSHGDLRREREHLRSDLNDRKEMAMQKSIGESSKARNIICKDPESRSNLEPYPNAETMRCSIRRYFITSLGIIFLWFFITLRVPSKMEDNKKVMAIKHQVATLAVTWLTVGISSIQRPDRSSLSNTLISLFRASSRAEKKHFTVLVHLADSDLTWLRETIEHISSLFSSQILAGQLLLIHAPSDAYPTVDGIRDDAYHGVFYPKQNVDHAFLMSFATNLSDYFLLIEDNVFCAPNFVTHIHWKVTTMKSNSWALLEFSNMGFLGKLFHSRDLPLLAHFILLFYEEKPLDRLIPHFRTLLVQEKTILCRPFLFYHRVFSSTFGDKQKAKAVKKKDPDSPHNPPGTIFTDMKVFDIHFPWEAYTLDETFFWTYNVSVGNHLTVILNYPVNLRRVQVMTGSIIGGEYALEKGQVELGYDPEGMPQHCTSFTILDHLLEGQMDREIALKHMGSSVSCVRLVVKASQIGGLMIRHIYLWEEKPKISPELKINQ, encoded by the exons ATGGGAGCGGTAGTGAAAGGCTACTTTAGCCACGGTGATCTGAGGCGGGAAAGAGAACATTTGCGCTCAGATTTGAATGATAGGAAGGAGATGGCTATGCAAAAATCTATAGGGGAGAGCTCTAAGGCGAGGAATATCATATGCAAAGACCCTGAGTCAAGAAGCAACTTG GAACCATATCCCAATGCAGAGACCATGCGGTGTTCCATCAGGCGCTACTTCATAACCTCACTGGGCATCATATTCCTGTGGTTTTTCATCACTTTGAGAGTCCCCAGCAAGATGGAAGATAACAAAAAAGTGATGGCTATCAAACACCAAGTAGCAACTCTTGCTGTCA CATGGCTGACAGTGGGGATCTCTTCCATACAACGACCAGACAGAAGCAGCCTCTCAAACACACTGATCTCCCTGTTCCGTGCTTCCTCTAGAGCTGAGAAGAAACATTTCACAGTTCTGGTCCATCTGGCAGATTCTGACCTCACCTGGCTCAGAGAAACCATTGAACATATTTCAAGCCTCTTCAGTTCACAGATCTTGGCAGGGCAGTTGTTACTGATCCATGCTCCGTCTGATGCTTACCCCACTGTGGATGGTATCAGGGACGATGCCTATCATGGGGTATTCTATCCCAAGCAGAATGTGGATCATGCCTTTCTCATGAGCTTTGCCACAAACCTCTCTGATTACTTCCTGTTAATAGAGGACAATGTCTTTTGTGCCCCCAACTTTGTCACCCACATTCATTGGAAGGTGACCACCATGAAGTCCAACTCATGGGCACTACTAGAATTCTCTAATATGGGCTTCCTTGGCAAACTCTTCCACAGCAGGGACCTCCCACTCCTGGCCCATTTCATCCTCCTCTTTTATGAGGAGAAACCCCTTGACAGGCTGATCCCTCATTTTCGTACCCTCCTGGTCCAGGAAAAAACAATCCTTTGCAGACCTTTTCTCTTCTACCACAGGGTCTTCTCCTCCACCTTTGGTGATAAACAGAAGGCCAAAGCAGTGAAGAAAAAGGACCCTGACAGTCCTCACAACCCACCTGGAACCATTTTCACTGATATGAAGGTTTTTGATATCCACTTCCCTTGGGAGGCCTACACTCTGGATGAGACATtcttttggacatacaatgttaGTGTTGGGAACCACCTGACAGTGATTTTGAACTATCCAGTGAACTTGAGAAGAGTGCAAGTGATGACAGGCTCTATCATAGGTGGGGAATATGCCCTTGAGAAGGGGCAAGTGGAGTTGGGCTATGACCCTGAGGGGATGCCCCAACACTGTACCAGCTTCACCATTCTGGACCATCTCTTAGAAGGACAGATGGATCGAGAGATAGCACTGAAACATATGGGGTCCAGCGTGAGCTGTGTGAGGCTGGTGGTGAAAGCCAGTCAAATTGGTGGTCTCATGATCAGGCATATCTACCTCTGGGAGGAAAAGCCAAAAATAAGCCCAGAGTTGAAGATAAATCAATAA